From Diospyros lotus cultivar Yz01 chromosome 4, ASM1463336v1, whole genome shotgun sequence, a single genomic window includes:
- the LOC127799120 gene encoding uncharacterized mitochondrial protein AtMg00820-like, whose amino-acid sequence MSDDIEPTSYEEVLTSLNQDQWLITMKEEMDSMDKNKVWELVDLPLNRKAIGNKWVLKVKHRADGSIDKYKARLVAKGYTQMEGVDFLETFSLVVRFDSIRVILAIVAHLDLELH is encoded by the coding sequence ATGTCGGATGACATTGAGCCAACTTCTTATGAAGAAGTTTTAACCTCCCTAAACCAAGATCAATGGTTGATCACTATGAAAGAGGAAATGGACTCGATGGATAAGAATAAGGTGTGGGAACTTGTTGATCTTCCACTAAATAGAAAGGCGATTGGCAACAAATGGGTCTTGAAAGTCAAACATCGAGCTGATGGATCGATCGACAAGTATAAGGCCCGGCTGGTCGCAAAGGGCTACACCCAAATGGAGGGTGTGGATTTCTTAGAGACATTTTCTCTTGTGGTGAGATTTGACTCTATTCGCGTGATTCTAGCCATCGTTGCTCATTTAGATCTTGAGCTACACTAG
- the LOC127800352 gene encoding probable indole-3-pyruvate monooxygenase YUCCA3, translating to MINQTSLDQENFFSGRCTLVNGPVIVGAGPSGLAVGSGLKQQGVPFIILERANCIASLWQNHTYDRLKLHLPKQFCQLPYFPFPENFPEYPTKNQFIDYLESYARHFDIDPRFNETVESAKYDETCGLWRVKANASTDGFSRGEVEYICRWLVVATGENAEKVVPELEGLEEFGGPVVHACEYKSGEAYQGKQVLVVGCGNSGMEVSLDLCHYNAIPSMVVRSSVHVLPREVLGKSTFDLAVRLMKWLPVWLVDKILLVISRLLLGNLEKYGLKRPSIGPLQLKNIEGKTPVLDIGSVAKIRSGGIKVVPGIKRFSRGRVELVNGENLEVDSVILATGYCSNVPSWLKENDFFSRNGFPRSPFPNGWKGKAGLYAVGFTRRGLSGASMDAIRVANDIGKNWNEETKHSKKHSVTVARHRRRQSHC from the exons ATGATCAATCAAACTAGTCTAGATCAGGAAAACTTCTTTTCTGGGCGGTGTACACTGGTAAATGGACCTGTCATTGTCGGGGCAGGCCCCTCGGGGCTGGCAGTTGGCTCAGGGCTGAAGCAACAAGGTGTGCCATTCATAATCCTTGAAAGGGCCAACTGCATTGCCTCACTTTGGCAAAACCACACATACGACCGCCTGAAACTACACCTCCCCAAGCAATTCTGTCAACTACCCTACTTCCCATTTCCGGAGAACTTCCCAGAATACCCCACAAAGAATCAGTTCATCGACTATCTTGAATCATATGCGAGGCACTTCGACATTGATCCAAGATTCAATGAGACTGTGGAGTCAGCTAAGTATGATGAGACCTGTGGCCTGTGGAGGGTCAAGGCCAATGCAAGTACCGATGGTTTTTCAAGGGGAGAGGTCGAGTACATATGCCGCTGGCTGGTGGTGGCCACCGGTGAGAATGCAGAGAAGGTGGTGCCAGAATTAGAAGGCCTGGAAGAGTTTGGTGGCCCTGTGGTGCATGCCTGCGAGTACAAGTCCGGTGAAGCTTATCAAGGAAAGCAGGTCCTAGTAGTTGGTTGTGGCAACTCGGGCATGGAGGTTTCCCTTGATCTTTGCCACTACAATGCAATTCCATCAATGGTGGTCCGCAGCTCG GTTCATGTCTTGCCAAGAGAAGTCCTGGGGAAATCAACTTTTGATCTAGCTGTTCGGCTGATGAAATGGCTGCCAGTTTGGCTAGTTGACAAAATATTACTGGTTATTTCAAGGTTGCTTCTCGGGAACTTAGAGAAGTACGGACTGAAAAGGCCATCTATAGGCCCTTTACAGCTCAAAAACATTGAAGGAAAGACCCCTGTGCTGGACATCGGTTCCGTGGCAAAAATTAGATCTGGTGGCATCAAAGTAGTGCCTGGCATCAAGAGATTCTCACGCGGTAGGGTCGAGCTTGTCAATGGGGAAAATCTTGAGGTTGATTCTGTTATTCTGGCAACCGGCTACTGCAGCAATGTCCCTTCTTGGTTAAAG gaaaatgatttcttttcCAGAAATGGGTTTCCCAGATCCCCATTCCCAAATGGGTGGAAAGGCAAAGCTGGGCTATATGCAGTTGGCTTCACAAGAAGAGGTCTCTCTGGTGCATCAATGGATGCCATTAGAGTGGCAAATGACATTGGCAAGAACTGGAATGAAGAAACAAAGCACAGCAAGAAGCATTCTGTCACTGTTGCCCGGCATCGGCGCCGCCAATCACATTGCTAA